From one Comamonas piscis genomic stretch:
- the tam gene encoding trans-aconitate 2-methyltransferase, which produces MLAWNAQLYSRFEDERTRPAADLLARVALPSDTAYVVDLGCGPGNSTELLAQRFVQARVLGVDQSQDMLAAARQRLAHVHFEQGDIAQWQAPLHNGRLPDLIFANAALQWVPDHHALLPRLMGMLAPGGVLAVQMPDNRDEPSHRLMREVAALQPWAAEIGDPHALRTDLLALNDYYDVLARDAQVDAWRTAYQHPMDSAEAIVQWVSGTGLRPFLQPLPSDLQTSFVAEYTRRIDAAYAPRSDGRRLLAFPRLFLVARRPI; this is translated from the coding sequence ATGCTTGCATGGAATGCCCAGCTCTACAGCCGGTTTGAGGACGAGCGCACGCGCCCGGCCGCTGACCTGCTGGCGCGCGTAGCCCTGCCCAGTGATACCGCCTATGTGGTGGATCTGGGCTGCGGGCCGGGCAATTCCACCGAGCTGCTGGCCCAGCGCTTTGTGCAGGCACGGGTGTTGGGTGTTGACCAGTCGCAAGACATGCTGGCCGCTGCGCGCCAGCGTCTTGCGCATGTGCATTTTGAGCAGGGCGATATCGCCCAATGGCAGGCTCCGCTGCACAACGGGCGTTTGCCCGATTTGATTTTTGCCAATGCGGCCCTGCAATGGGTGCCAGACCACCACGCGCTGCTGCCCCGATTGATGGGCATGTTGGCCCCCGGTGGCGTACTGGCTGTGCAGATGCCGGACAACCGCGACGAACCCAGCCACCGCCTGATGCGCGAAGTGGCCGCGCTGCAGCCCTGGGCTGCAGAGATCGGCGATCCGCATGCCCTGCGCACGGATTTGCTGGCCCTGAATGATTACTACGATGTGCTGGCCCGTGATGCCCAGGTGGATGCCTGGCGTACGGCCTACCAGCACCCGATGGACAGCGCCGAGGCGATTGTCCAGTGGGTGAGCGGCACGGGTCTGCGGCCGTTTCTGCAGCCGCTGCCCTCCGACTTGCAAACCAGCTTTGTGGCCGAATACACCCGCCGCATCGATGCCGCCTACGCTCCGCGCAGCGATGGCCGGCGCCTGCTGGCCTTTCCCCGCTTGTTTTTGGTGGCCCGCCGCCCCATCTAA
- a CDS encoding HpcH/HpaI aldolase/citrate lyase family protein yields MSISAIHPAQVLLGAQSGALALPVCDHYSGVEDRMRKSLALQAQMTEEFGRCVFDVTLDCEDGAAVGQEKAHAQLVASLAKNAAPGARVAARVHAADHAALAEDIATIAGEAGDRLCHIMLPKVESVDDIDQVDRLLQRATDVQIPLHALIESPQSVHRAFEIAAHPRVQSISFGLMDFVSAHGGAIPSSAMGVQGQFTHPLVLRAKLEIAAACHAYGKVPSHCVVTEFKNPDAMEQAARRAYGELGYTRMWSIHPAQIRPILQAFAPTQSQVDEAARIVRAAADAQWAPISVDGVLHDRASYRYFWQILERAAQTGCPLPSTVRDWL; encoded by the coding sequence ATGAGTATCTCTGCCATCCATCCCGCACAGGTTCTGCTCGGCGCCCAGTCTGGGGCGCTGGCGCTGCCGGTCTGCGACCACTACAGTGGCGTCGAAGACCGCATGCGCAAGAGCCTGGCCTTGCAAGCGCAGATGACGGAAGAGTTCGGCCGCTGCGTGTTCGATGTGACCCTGGACTGCGAAGACGGCGCGGCCGTTGGCCAGGAAAAAGCCCATGCCCAGCTGGTGGCCTCGCTGGCCAAGAACGCGGCACCCGGCGCTCGCGTGGCCGCCCGTGTGCATGCCGCCGACCACGCCGCGCTGGCTGAAGATATCGCCACCATCGCTGGCGAGGCGGGCGACAGGCTCTGCCACATCATGCTGCCCAAGGTCGAGTCGGTGGACGACATCGACCAGGTCGACCGGCTGCTGCAGCGCGCCACCGATGTCCAGATTCCTTTGCATGCACTGATTGAATCACCTCAGTCAGTTCATCGCGCTTTCGAGATCGCAGCCCACCCCCGGGTGCAAAGCATCAGCTTTGGTTTGATGGATTTTGTATCAGCACATGGCGGCGCCATTCCATCCAGCGCCATGGGCGTGCAGGGCCAGTTCACACATCCCTTGGTGCTGCGCGCCAAGCTGGAGATAGCCGCTGCCTGCCATGCCTACGGCAAGGTGCCATCGCACTGCGTGGTGACCGAGTTCAAGAACCCCGATGCGATGGAGCAAGCCGCACGCCGCGCCTATGGCGAGCTGGGCTACACCCGCATGTGGAGCATCCACCCCGCGCAGATCCGTCCCATCCTGCAGGCCTTCGCGCCCACGCAGAGCCAGGTCGACGAAGCGGCCCGCATCGTGCGGGCGGCGGCAGACGCGCAATGGGCGCCGATCAGCGTCGACGGGGTGCTGCACGACCGTGCAAGTTATCGTTACTTTTGGCAAATTTTGGAGCGTGCCGCGCAGACGGGTTGTCCGTTGCCGAGTACAGTTCGGGACTGGCTGTAA
- the acnB gene encoding bifunctional aconitate hydratase 2/2-methylisocitrate dehydratase, with amino-acid sequence MLKAYRDHVSERAALGIPPLPLDAKQVADLIELIKNPPAGEDAFLLDLLTHRVPPGVDDAAKVKASFLAAVAHGDLKVALISKAKATELLGTMVGGYNVHPLIELLDDAEVAAVAAEALKKTLLMFDFFNDVADKAKAGNAKAKEVMQSWADAEWFTSRPEVEKKITVTVFKVPGETNTDDLSPAPDAWSRPDIPLHYLAMLKNTRPDAAFKPEEDGKRGPMQFIDDLKKKGHLVAYVGDVVGTGSSRKSATNSIVWATGQDIPFVPNKRFGGVTLGGKIAPIFFNTQEDSGSLPIEVDVSKLEMGDVIDVLPYDGKILKNGETVTEFQLKSDVLFDEVRAGGRINLIIGRSLTAKAREALGLPASTVFRLPQAPAESNAGFTLAQKMVGRAVGLAEGQGVRPGTYCEPRMTTVGSQDTTGPMTRDELKDLACLGFSADMVMQSFCHTAAYPKSVDVKTHRELPQFISNRGGVALRPGDGVIHSWLNRLLLPDTVGTGGDSHTRFPIGISFPAGSGLVAFGAATGVMPLDMPESVLVRFKGEMQPGVTLRDLVHAIPLYAIKAGLLTVAKAGKINEFSGRILEIEGLPDLKVEQAFELSDASAERSAAGCTIKLNPEPVREYLTSNIVLMKNMIADGYADAKTLQRRIEKVEAWLAKPDLLEADKDAEYAHVIEIDLADIKEPIVCCPNDPDDAKFLSDVAGTKIDEAFIGSCMTNIGHFRAAAKLLGGQRDIPVKLWVAPPTKMDQSELIKEGHYAAFGTAGARTEMPGCSLCMGNQAQVREGATVISTSTRNFPNRLGKNTNVYLGSAELAAIASRLGYLPSKEEYLKEMGVIDADKASVYRYMNFNEISEYAEVAEKI; translated from the coding sequence ATGTTGAAAGCCTACCGCGACCATGTGAGTGAGCGTGCCGCTCTGGGCATCCCCCCGCTGCCGCTGGATGCCAAGCAGGTCGCTGACTTGATCGAGCTGATCAAGAACCCGCCTGCCGGTGAAGACGCATTTCTGCTTGATCTGCTGACCCACCGCGTGCCCCCAGGCGTGGACGATGCCGCCAAGGTCAAGGCTTCCTTCCTGGCTGCCGTGGCGCACGGCGACCTGAAAGTGGCGCTGATCTCCAAGGCCAAGGCCACCGAGCTGCTTGGCACCATGGTGGGCGGCTACAACGTGCATCCGCTGATCGAATTGCTGGATGACGCCGAAGTGGCCGCTGTGGCCGCCGAAGCGCTCAAGAAGACGCTGCTGATGTTCGACTTCTTCAACGACGTCGCAGACAAGGCCAAGGCCGGCAATGCCAAGGCCAAGGAAGTGATGCAAAGCTGGGCGGATGCCGAGTGGTTCACATCGCGCCCCGAAGTCGAGAAGAAGATCACCGTCACCGTCTTCAAGGTGCCCGGCGAGACCAACACCGACGACCTGTCGCCAGCGCCAGACGCCTGGAGCCGCCCCGACATTCCTCTGCACTACCTGGCCATGCTGAAGAACACGCGTCCTGACGCGGCCTTCAAGCCCGAAGAAGACGGCAAGCGCGGCCCCATGCAGTTCATTGACGACCTGAAGAAAAAGGGCCACCTGGTGGCCTATGTGGGCGACGTGGTCGGCACTGGTTCTTCGCGCAAGTCGGCTACCAACTCCATCGTCTGGGCCACCGGCCAGGACATCCCCTTTGTGCCCAACAAGCGCTTTGGTGGTGTGACCTTGGGTGGCAAGATCGCTCCCATCTTCTTCAACACGCAAGAAGATTCGGGCTCGCTGCCCATCGAAGTGGACGTCTCCAAGCTGGAGATGGGCGATGTCATCGACGTGCTGCCCTACGACGGCAAGATCCTCAAGAACGGCGAGACCGTCACCGAGTTCCAACTCAAGAGCGATGTGCTGTTTGACGAAGTGCGCGCTGGCGGCCGTATCAACCTGATCATCGGCCGTTCGCTGACCGCCAAGGCCCGCGAAGCGCTGGGCCTGCCCGCATCCACCGTGTTCCGTCTGCCCCAGGCGCCTGCCGAATCGAACGCTGGCTTCACCTTGGCGCAGAAGATGGTCGGCCGTGCCGTCGGTCTGGCAGAAGGCCAGGGCGTGCGCCCCGGTACCTACTGCGAACCGCGCATGACCACCGTGGGCTCGCAAGACACCACCGGCCCGATGACCCGTGACGAGCTGAAGGACCTGGCTTGCCTGGGCTTCTCGGCCGACATGGTGATGCAGTCCTTCTGCCACACCGCCGCTTACCCCAAGTCGGTGGACGTGAAGACCCACCGCGAACTGCCCCAGTTCATCAGCAACCGTGGCGGCGTAGCCCTGCGTCCTGGTGACGGCGTGATCCACAGCTGGCTCAACCGCCTGCTGCTGCCGGACACCGTGGGCACCGGTGGTGACTCGCACACCCGTTTCCCAATTGGTATCTCCTTCCCCGCAGGCTCCGGCTTGGTGGCCTTTGGTGCCGCTACCGGCGTGATGCCGCTGGACATGCCTGAATCGGTGCTGGTGCGCTTCAAGGGCGAAATGCAGCCTGGCGTGACCCTGCGCGATCTCGTGCATGCGATCCCGCTGTACGCGATCAAGGCCGGTCTGTTGACCGTTGCCAAGGCTGGCAAGATCAACGAGTTCTCGGGCCGCATCCTGGAAATCGAAGGTCTGCCAGACCTGAAGGTCGAGCAAGCGTTCGAGCTGTCCGATGCCTCCGCCGAGCGCTCGGCCGCTGGTTGCACGATCAAGCTCAACCCCGAGCCGGTGCGCGAGTACCTGACCTCGAACATCGTTCTGATGAAGAACATGATCGCCGACGGTTACGCCGATGCCAAGACCCTGCAACGCCGTATCGAAAAAGTGGAAGCCTGGCTGGCCAAGCCCGATCTGCTCGAAGCCGACAAGGACGCCGAATACGCGCACGTCATCGAGATCGATCTGGCCGACATCAAGGAGCCAATCGTCTGCTGCCCGAATGATCCGGACGACGCCAAGTTCCTGTCCGATGTGGCCGGCACCAAGATCGATGAAGCCTTCATCGGTTCGTGCATGACCAACATCGGTCACTTCCGCGCTGCAGCCAAGCTGCTGGGCGGCCAGCGTGACATCCCCGTCAAGCTGTGGGTGGCACCTCCTACCAAGATGGACCAGAGCGAGCTGATCAAGGAAGGCCATTACGCCGCCTTTGGTACCGCCGGTGCGCGTACCGAAATGCCCGGCTGCTCGCTGTGCATGGGCAACCAGGCCCAGGTGCGCGAAGGCGCTACCGTCATCTCGACCTCGACCCGCAACTTCCCCAACCGTCTGGGCAAGAACACCAATGTGTACCTGGGTTCGGCCGAGCTGGCTGCCATTGCCTCGCGCCTGGGCTACTTGCCCAGCAAGGAAGAGTACCTGAAGGAAATGGGCGTGATCGATGCCGACAAGGCCTCCGTCTACCGCTACATGAACTTCAACGAAATTTCGGAATACGCCGAAGTGGCCGAGAAGATCTAA
- a CDS encoding 7-cyano-7-deazaguanine/7-aminomethyl-7-deazaguanine transporter, translating to MNSAHAVLTPVSRVPLYLSLLVAFHVAIVIASNYLVQLPISLFGFHSTWGAFSFPFIFLATDLTVRLIGKVEARRVITRAMLPALLVSYVVGVIFHEGRFNGWEALQSFNSFVFRIALASFAAYVLGQLLDIQVFDRIRQKSHAWWMAPAAASVFGQALDTAAFFSIAFWRSADPFMAANWVEIALVDYVIKLAVSLLLFVPAYGVVLAALVRSMRMPTAATAAP from the coding sequence ATGAACTCCGCTCATGCCGTGCTGACCCCTGTCTCGCGCGTGCCTCTCTATCTCTCCCTGCTGGTGGCCTTCCACGTCGCCATCGTCATTGCCAGCAACTACCTGGTGCAGCTGCCCATCTCGTTGTTTGGCTTTCACAGCACCTGGGGAGCCTTCAGCTTTCCATTTATCTTTTTGGCGACCGATCTGACCGTGCGTCTGATCGGAAAAGTAGAGGCGCGCCGCGTCATCACCCGCGCCATGCTGCCGGCGCTGCTGGTGTCCTATGTCGTGGGCGTCATCTTCCATGAAGGCCGCTTCAACGGCTGGGAAGCGCTGCAAAGCTTCAACAGCTTTGTGTTCCGCATTGCGTTGGCCAGCTTTGCGGCCTATGTGCTGGGCCAGTTGCTCGATATCCAGGTGTTTGACCGCATCCGCCAAAAGAGCCATGCCTGGTGGATGGCGCCCGCTGCCGCCTCGGTGTTTGGCCAGGCGCTCGATACCGCTGCCTTTTTCTCCATCGCCTTCTGGCGCAGTGCCGACCCCTTCATGGCCGCCAACTGGGTGGAGATCGCGCTGGTGGACTATGTCATCAAGCTGGCCGTGAGCCTGCTGCTGTTTGTGCCCGCCTATGGCGTGGTGCTGGCCGCGCTGGTGCGCTCGATGCGCATGCCAACCGCAGCCACCGCTGCACCCTGA
- the bfr gene encoding bacterioferritin, whose translation MQGHPDVVDYLKDLLRGELAARDQYFAHSRIYEDQGFTKLFTRLDHEMQEETQHADALLRRILMLGGRPDMRPKEFTPGATVPEMLQKDLDTEYEVRAGLRQGMELCEKHSDYVSRDILLAQLRDTEEDHAYWLEKQLSLINMMGLPNYLQSQT comes from the coding sequence ATGCAAGGCCATCCCGACGTCGTCGATTACCTCAAGGACCTGCTGCGAGGCGAGTTGGCCGCACGCGACCAGTATTTTGCCCACTCGCGCATCTACGAAGACCAGGGCTTTACCAAGCTGTTCACCCGCCTGGACCATGAGATGCAGGAAGAAACCCAGCATGCCGACGCGCTGCTGCGCCGCATCCTGATGCTGGGTGGCCGCCCCGATATGCGCCCCAAGGAATTCACACCCGGCGCCACCGTGCCCGAGATGCTGCAAAAGGACCTGGACACCGAGTACGAAGTGCGTGCCGGCCTGCGCCAGGGCATGGAACTGTGCGAGAAGCACAGCGACTATGTGAGCCGCGACATTCTGCTGGCCCAGCTGCGCGACACCGAAGAAGACCATGCCTACTGGCTGGAAAAGCAGCTGAGCCTGATCAACATGATGGGCCTGCCCAACTACCTGCAAAGCCAGACCTGA
- a CDS encoding nucleotidyltransferase domain-containing protein, with amino-acid sequence MNHSEAWQEQVHPIDPAVRADIEAKLAQIEIEHQVRILFACESGSRGWGFASPDSDYDVRFVYAPRLPWYLSVSEQRDVIELPISDVFDVNGWELRKALGLLKKGNATLIEWFDSPVVYQADPLFVADMRAAIERVHLPARTHYHYLHMASKNYREYLQGETVRLKKYLYVLRPLLACLWVSEGRGVAPMRFQDLVDGTVVDPAVLDAIAALLVVKRAAKESEHGAAMPVLNAFIETTLAQLEAAPAPQAPSVDFAPLDDLLLRTVLSGHTA; translated from the coding sequence GTGAACCATTCTGAAGCCTGGCAAGAGCAAGTGCATCCTATCGACCCCGCCGTGCGCGCCGACATCGAAGCCAAGCTGGCGCAGATCGAGATCGAGCACCAGGTGCGCATTTTGTTTGCCTGCGAGTCCGGCAGCCGGGGCTGGGGGTTTGCATCGCCTGACAGTGATTACGATGTGCGCTTTGTCTATGCGCCGCGCCTGCCCTGGTACCTGAGCGTCAGCGAACAGCGCGATGTGATCGAGCTGCCGATTTCCGATGTCTTCGATGTCAATGGCTGGGAGCTGCGCAAGGCGCTGGGCCTGCTCAAAAAAGGCAATGCCACCTTGATCGAATGGTTCGATTCGCCGGTCGTCTACCAGGCCGATCCGCTGTTTGTCGCCGACATGCGTGCCGCCATCGAACGCGTACACCTGCCCGCGCGCACGCACTACCACTACTTGCACATGGCAAGCAAAAACTACCGCGAGTACCTGCAGGGCGAGACAGTGCGGCTCAAGAAATACCTCTATGTGCTGCGCCCGCTGCTGGCCTGCCTGTGGGTGTCCGAGGGCAGGGGTGTGGCTCCGATGCGCTTCCAGGATCTGGTCGATGGCACCGTCGTCGACCCGGCGGTGCTCGACGCAATCGCAGCGCTACTGGTGGTCAAGCGCGCGGCCAAGGAGTCCGAGCATGGTGCTGCGATGCCGGTGCTCAATGCCTTTATCGAAACCACCTTGGCGCAGTTGGAGGCCGCACCCGCGCCGCAGGCACCGAGCGTGGACTTTGCGCCGCTCGATGACTTGCTGCTGCGCACCGTGCTGAGCGGCCACACAGCCTGA
- a CDS encoding LysR family transcriptional regulator, protein MELRLLNYFATLAEELHFSRAAQRLSISQPPLSVAIRQLEEEIGAALFERSSKGVRLTAAGAHLLPRARQLLALAGQAVQETRDVGQGVSGHLRLGFVGSALYRGVPQALAHFQSAHPQVRIDMRELNSAEQLLGLQQAELDMGLVHSVMLPEGLRSQLLMQEPFVACLPRQHALARHAVLDLAQLKHERLVLFSSTVSPLYHQRIYQMCMAHGFAPEVRHEVRHWLSVLSLVSLGQGSAIVPAALQRVGMPDVVFIPLLGEQPQSELLAVWRSQPDNPLVHKLLLSLQEAVQAVAQGG, encoded by the coding sequence ATGGAGCTGCGGCTGCTGAACTACTTTGCGACCTTGGCCGAAGAACTGCACTTCAGCCGTGCGGCCCAGCGCCTGTCCATCTCGCAGCCGCCGCTGTCGGTCGCCATCCGCCAGCTGGAGGAGGAGATTGGCGCCGCGCTGTTTGAGCGCAGCAGCAAGGGCGTGCGACTGACCGCCGCCGGCGCCCACCTGCTGCCACGCGCACGGCAGTTGCTGGCGCTGGCCGGGCAGGCGGTGCAAGAGACGCGGGATGTGGGCCAGGGCGTAAGCGGCCATTTGCGCCTGGGCTTTGTCGGCTCGGCGCTGTACCGGGGCGTGCCCCAGGCGCTGGCCCATTTTCAGAGCGCGCATCCGCAGGTTCGCATCGACATGCGCGAGCTCAACAGCGCCGAGCAGTTGCTGGGCCTCCAGCAGGCCGAGCTGGACATGGGCCTGGTGCATTCGGTGATGCTGCCCGAAGGCCTGCGCAGCCAGCTGCTGATGCAAGAGCCCTTTGTGGCATGTCTGCCGCGCCAGCATGCGCTGGCCAGGCATGCCGTGCTGGATTTGGCCCAGCTCAAGCACGAGCGCCTGGTGCTCTTCTCCAGCACCGTATCGCCGCTTTACCACCAGCGCATCTACCAGATGTGCATGGCCCACGGCTTTGCGCCGGAGGTGCGGCACGAGGTGCGGCACTGGCTGTCCGTGCTGTCGCTCGTGTCGCTGGGCCAGGGCTCAGCCATTGTGCCGGCCGCGCTGCAGCGCGTGGGCATGCCGGATGTGGTGTTCATCCCGCTGCTGGGCGAGCAGCCCCAATCCGAGCTGCTGGCCGTCTGGCGCAGCCAGCCGGACAACCCGCTGGTGCACAAGCTCCTGCTCAGCCTGCAAGAGGCTGTGCAGGCGGTGGCGCAAGGCGGGTGA
- a CDS encoding acyl-CoA dehydrogenase family protein — MSAPDPSQRSAIAQVAQASAHPVPDRHGSNFYSTDPALQQLLQLYLPADLLAHLQPYLQRMGELAGGRIDELASIADKNPPTLEHRSRAGEDRQRIIKHPAYEELERIAYGEFGLQAISHRDDMLGWQGKMPPIVKYALTYLFVQSEFGLCCPLSMTDSLTRTLKKFGAPELVAKYLPQLLSLDWDSQAQGAMFMTEQAAGSDISNTQTLAQPQADGSWRVTGDKWFCSNPDAEFAMVLARVEGAAAGMKGISLFLLPRQLDDGSQNHYRIIRLKDKLGTKSMASGEIRMDGSIAYLIGEQGRGFVQMADMVNNSRLSNGVRSAGMMRRAVAEAEFVASERVAFGKRLQDMPLMQRQLDKLRVPAEQARTMVFQTAQTLMRSDAGDKEAYALLRILTPMIKFRACRDARKVTGDAMEVRGGCGYIEEWTDPRLVRDAHLGSIWEGTSNIVALDVVRAIQREGSLPVLQAYLQGLLADCRISAGYRQALDAALARASALAERAAQDGGAVLARQAATGLYNCTTAIAMAWEAGQTDSAERLRLSQLVLLHRVLPRDPLASEGIPADWLG, encoded by the coding sequence ATGTCCGCACCGGACCCATCCCAGCGCAGCGCCATCGCGCAGGTGGCACAAGCCAGTGCCCACCCCGTGCCCGATCGCCACGGCAGCAATTTCTACAGCACCGACCCTGCATTGCAGCAGCTCTTGCAGCTCTACCTGCCCGCCGATCTGCTGGCCCATCTGCAGCCCTATCTGCAGCGCATGGGCGAGCTGGCTGGCGGCCGCATCGACGAGTTGGCCAGCATTGCCGACAAGAACCCGCCCACCTTGGAACATCGCAGCCGCGCCGGTGAAGACCGCCAGCGCATCATCAAGCACCCGGCCTATGAAGAGCTGGAGCGCATCGCCTATGGCGAATTCGGTCTGCAGGCGATCTCGCACCGCGACGACATGCTGGGCTGGCAGGGCAAGATGCCGCCCATCGTCAAATATGCGCTGACCTATCTGTTTGTGCAGTCCGAGTTTGGCCTCTGCTGCCCCTTGTCGATGACCGACTCGCTGACCCGCACCTTGAAGAAATTCGGTGCGCCGGAGCTGGTGGCCAAATACCTGCCGCAGTTGCTGTCGCTTGATTGGGACAGCCAGGCCCAGGGCGCCATGTTTATGACCGAGCAGGCTGCTGGCTCCGACATCTCCAACACCCAGACCCTGGCCCAGCCGCAGGCCGATGGCAGCTGGCGGGTGACGGGCGACAAATGGTTCTGCTCCAACCCCGATGCCGAGTTTGCAATGGTGCTGGCCCGTGTGGAAGGCGCAGCGGCGGGCATGAAGGGCATCTCGCTGTTCCTGCTGCCACGCCAACTTGATGACGGCAGCCAGAACCACTATCGCATCATCCGCCTCAAGGACAAGCTGGGCACCAAGTCGATGGCCAGTGGCGAGATTCGCATGGATGGCTCCATTGCCTATTTGATCGGCGAGCAGGGCCGGGGCTTTGTGCAGATGGCCGATATGGTCAACAACTCGCGCCTGTCCAACGGCGTGCGCTCGGCCGGCATGATGCGCCGCGCTGTGGCCGAGGCCGAGTTTGTGGCCAGCGAGCGCGTAGCCTTTGGCAAGCGCCTGCAAGATATGCCGCTGATGCAGCGCCAACTGGACAAGCTGCGCGTGCCCGCCGAGCAGGCGCGGACGATGGTGTTCCAGACCGCCCAGACCTTGATGCGGTCCGATGCAGGCGACAAAGAGGCCTATGCGCTGCTGCGCATCCTCACGCCGATGATCAAGTTCCGCGCCTGCCGCGATGCGCGCAAGGTGACCGGCGACGCGATGGAAGTGCGCGGCGGCTGCGGCTATATCGAGGAATGGACGGACCCGCGCCTGGTGCGCGATGCCCACCTGGGCTCCATCTGGGAAGGCACCAGCAATATCGTTGCGCTCGATGTTGTGCGCGCCATCCAGCGCGAAGGCTCGCTGCCGGTGCTGCAGGCCTATCTGCAAGGCCTGCTGGCGGACTGCCGCATCAGCGCAGGCTACCGCCAGGCATTGGATGCCGCATTGGCCCGCGCCAGTGCGCTGGCCGAGCGTGCCGCACAAGACGGCGGCGCGGTGCTGGCCCGCCAGGCTGCCACCGGTTTGTACAACTGCACCACCGCGATTGCGATGGCCTGGGAAGCCGGCCAGACCGATTCGGCCGAGCGCCTGCGCCTGTCGCAGTTGGTGCTGCTGCACCGCGTGCTGCCGCGCGATCCGCTGGCCAGCGAGGGCATTCCCGCCGATTGGCTGGGCTGA
- a CDS encoding Bug family tripartite tricarboxylate transporter substrate binding protein produces MRWALAALGCLGGLGMASAQAADKFPDRPIMFTVPFPPGGPTDAMARILATELTRELGQSVVVENRAGAGGNIGAEYVARAKPDGYTIMFGTSGPLAINKSLYKSISYDPRTSYAPIIYVGYLPNILVVKASLPVDNVQGLIALDKAQPGKLNFASSGNGASSHLAGVMFNNLAGTKLQHIPYKGTGPALNDLLAGQVDMSFTDILTAMPYIKAGKVKPLGVATARRSSALPDIPTVAEQGMAGYDVSVFFGVVAPKGTPPERVQLLNQAFSKALDSDSVKKAFAAQGLEASPDRSPAYLARFIGTEVDKWQAVVQQSGVTLD; encoded by the coding sequence ATGCGTTGGGCGCTGGCTGCCCTGGGTTGCCTCGGCGGGCTGGGCATGGCATCGGCGCAGGCCGCTGACAAATTCCCCGACCGCCCGATCATGTTCACCGTGCCTTTCCCACCCGGTGGCCCCACCGATGCGATGGCCCGGATTCTGGCAACGGAGCTGACGCGCGAGCTGGGCCAGAGCGTGGTGGTGGAGAACCGTGCAGGCGCGGGCGGCAATATCGGCGCCGAGTATGTGGCGCGCGCCAAGCCCGATGGCTACACCATCATGTTCGGCACCTCGGGCCCGTTGGCTATCAACAAGAGCCTGTACAAGTCCATCAGCTACGACCCGCGCACGAGCTACGCGCCCATCATTTATGTGGGCTACCTGCCCAATATCCTGGTGGTGAAGGCCAGCTTGCCGGTTGACAATGTGCAGGGTCTGATCGCGCTGGACAAGGCCCAGCCCGGCAAGCTCAATTTTGCGTCGTCGGGCAATGGCGCTTCGTCACACCTGGCGGGGGTCATGTTCAACAATCTGGCCGGTACCAAACTGCAGCACATTCCCTATAAGGGCACGGGCCCGGCGCTCAATGATTTGCTGGCGGGACAGGTCGACATGAGCTTTACCGATATCCTGACGGCCATGCCTTATATCAAGGCAGGCAAGGTCAAGCCGCTGGGCGTCGCCACCGCGCGCCGCTCCAGCGCCTTGCCCGACATCCCCACCGTGGCCGAGCAGGGCATGGCCGGGTATGACGTGAGCGTTTTCTTCGGTGTCGTGGCCCCCAAGGGCACGCCGCCCGAGCGCGTGCAGCTGCTCAACCAGGCTTTCTCCAAGGCCTTGGATTCGGACAGTGTGAAAAAGGCCTTTGCTGCGCAGGGCCTGGAGGCATCGCCGGACCGCTCACCCGCCTACCTGGCGCGCTTTATCGGTACTGAAGTGGACAAATGGCAGGCAGTGGTTCAGCAGTCGGGTGTGACGCTGGACTGA